The Pirellulales bacterium genome has a window encoding:
- the flhF gene encoding flagellar biosynthesis protein FlhF, producing the protein MKTFRAATMQEALSLVRSELGPDAAVLHTRLCRPAGLLGWLPGRRGIEVIASRDVNVPSRLPSRMAPRRDWDDARPEPPRGAPVPPAAAAPAELPPAAHHELKTQISELQAMVARLYQNAEPKKSTDLQPGLFTLFTNLIEAEVGETIARQLIERVRQTAAPNELADSRLVQARLEQLLQADVRASGPIAPPGDRCHTVALIGPTGVGKTTTIAKLAANFRLRERRRVGLITVDTYRVAAVEQLRTYAEIIDLPMEVVSTPREMRAAVDRLSDQELVLVDTAGRSPTDEVRIQELRALLNEARAAEVHLVLSSVASANTLKRTIERFACALPTSLLFTKLDEALACGNLLEVLLETGLPVSYLTDGQNVPDDIQSATPAELVSRLLTAATTIA; encoded by the coding sequence GTGAAAACCTTTCGAGCCGCGACGATGCAAGAGGCCCTGTCGCTCGTCCGTAGCGAGTTGGGCCCCGACGCCGCCGTGCTGCACACCCGGCTGTGCCGCCCCGCTGGCCTGTTGGGCTGGCTGCCCGGCCGCCGCGGCATCGAAGTGATCGCCTCGCGCGATGTGAATGTGCCGAGCCGCTTGCCGAGCCGCATGGCCCCGCGCCGCGATTGGGACGATGCGCGTCCCGAACCGCCCCGCGGCGCGCCCGTCCCGCCCGCTGCCGCGGCGCCCGCCGAGTTGCCGCCGGCGGCGCATCACGAGTTGAAAACACAAATCAGCGAACTGCAAGCCATGGTGGCTCGGCTCTATCAGAACGCCGAACCCAAAAAATCCACCGACCTGCAACCTGGCCTCTTCACGCTCTTCACCAACCTGATCGAAGCCGAGGTGGGCGAAACCATCGCCCGGCAACTGATCGAGCGCGTGCGACAAACAGCGGCGCCAAACGAACTGGCCGACTCACGTTTGGTTCAGGCGCGCTTGGAACAACTCCTCCAGGCCGACGTTCGCGCCAGCGGGCCCATTGCGCCACCCGGCGATCGCTGTCACACCGTGGCGCTGATCGGGCCCACTGGCGTCGGCAAGACCACCACCATCGCCAAGTTGGCCGCCAACTTTCGCCTGCGCGAACGGCGCCGCGTGGGCCTGATTACCGTCGACACCTATCGCGTGGCCGCGGTCGAGCAACTGCGCACCTACGCCGAGATCATCGACCTGCCGATGGAGGTCGTCTCCACGCCGCGCGAGATGCGCGCCGCTGTCGATCGCTTGTCGGATCAGGAGTTGGTGCTGGTCGACACGGCCGGCCGCAGCCCCACCGACGAAGTGCGCATTCAAGAGCTACGCGCCCTGTTGAACGAAGCCCGCGCCGCCGAGGTCCATCTGGTGCTCTCCAGCGTCGCCAGCGCCAACACGCTCAAGCGCACCATCGAGCGCTTCGCCTGCGCGCTGCCCACTTCGCTGTTGTTCACCAAGCTCGACGAAGCGCTCGCCTGCGGCAACCTGCTCGAGGTGCTGCTCGAAACGGGCTTGCCGGTGAGCTACCTCACCGACGGCCAAAACGTGCCCGACGATATCCAATCCGCCACGCCCGCCGAACTGGTGTCGCGGTTGTTGACCGCTGCGACGACAATCGCCTAA
- the flhA gene encoding flagellar biosynthesis protein FlhA, producing the protein MRSQDLILPVAIIASVLVILVPLPPALMDVLLSANICISVLTLLTTIYVATPLEFSIFPTLLLAVTLGRLVLNVATTRLILTRAESDGMLAAGGVIKSFGEFVAGDDIVVGLIIFVIILVIQFVVITKGATRISEVAARFALDGMPGRQMAIDADLNAGVIDEKEAQRRRSEITHQADFFGAMDGASKFVRGDAIAGLVITVINIVGGLAIGVFESGMSLAEASSIFTMLTIGDGLVSQVPALLVSLAAGLLVTRSSSETNLPREFLGQLFSRPQAMLVTAAFLMLLTVTDLPKLPLSAIAASCVGLAVTMRKKERQAVAVAAAQAKAEEKKPAEEKIEDYLAVDPMELEIGVGLIRLADPKRGGDLLERIQRVRQNVAAELGIILPKVRIRDNMRLDQLQYRFKIADMPVADGTVHPNLLLAMESPLVSNKIGGMPGKDPAFGTPALWIDPRERDQAEMNGYTVVEPGSVVATHLTEVVRKHADEILTRDATKHLVNQLKETSPAVVDELIPSQLKLPEVQQILQMLLRERVPIRHLGPILETLGDYASRTKDPILLAEYVRHRLARVICTKYRDDSGRLHVVTLDPALEDRIRAGVEHTERGLFLRMSPPAVDKTCQIIAKDVEKLVLAHRPPIVLVSPQIRAGLKQITVGQLPNLIVLSYNEITRDTQIESVALVADEIPGR; encoded by the coding sequence ATGCGCAGCCAGGACCTGATCTTGCCGGTCGCGATCATCGCGAGCGTGCTGGTGATCTTGGTCCCGCTGCCGCCGGCGCTGATGGATGTGTTGTTGTCGGCCAACATCTGCATCTCGGTGCTCACGCTGCTCACCACCATCTACGTGGCGACGCCGCTCGAGTTCAGCATCTTTCCCACATTGCTGTTGGCGGTCACGCTGGGACGGCTGGTGCTCAACGTCGCCACCACGCGCTTGATTCTCACCCGCGCCGAGAGCGACGGCATGTTGGCCGCCGGCGGCGTGATCAAGAGCTTTGGCGAGTTCGTCGCCGGCGACGACATCGTGGTCGGGCTCATCATCTTCGTCATTATCCTGGTCATTCAGTTCGTGGTGATCACCAAAGGCGCCACGCGCATCAGCGAAGTCGCCGCGCGGTTCGCCTTGGACGGCATGCCCGGCCGCCAAATGGCCATCGACGCCGACCTGAACGCCGGCGTCATCGACGAGAAAGAAGCCCAGCGCCGCCGCAGCGAAATCACCCATCAGGCCGACTTCTTCGGCGCCATGGACGGCGCCAGCAAGTTCGTCCGCGGCGACGCCATCGCCGGGTTGGTCATCACCGTCATCAATATTGTCGGCGGCTTGGCGATCGGCGTCTTCGAGTCGGGCATGTCGCTGGCCGAGGCGTCGTCGATCTTCACCATGCTCACCATTGGCGACGGTCTGGTGAGCCAGGTGCCGGCGCTGTTGGTCTCGTTGGCCGCGGGCTTGCTGGTCACGCGCAGTTCGAGCGAAACCAACCTGCCGCGCGAGTTTTTGGGGCAGTTGTTCTCGCGCCCGCAGGCCATGCTGGTCACGGCCGCGTTTCTCATGCTGCTCACCGTCACCGATCTGCCCAAGCTGCCGCTGTCGGCCATCGCGGCCAGTTGCGTGGGATTGGCGGTGACGATGCGCAAAAAGGAACGCCAGGCGGTGGCGGTCGCCGCGGCGCAAGCCAAGGCCGAAGAAAAAAAGCCCGCCGAGGAGAAGATCGAAGACTACCTGGCCGTCGACCCCATGGAGCTGGAGATTGGCGTGGGGTTGATTCGCCTGGCCGATCCCAAACGCGGCGGCGACCTGCTCGAGCGCATCCAGCGCGTGCGCCAGAACGTGGCGGCCGAGCTCGGCATCATCCTCCCCAAGGTGCGCATCCGCGACAACATGCGGCTCGATCAGTTGCAGTACCGCTTCAAGATCGCCGATATGCCGGTCGCCGACGGCACGGTGCATCCCAATTTGCTGCTGGCCATGGAGTCGCCGTTGGTCAGCAACAAGATCGGCGGCATGCCGGGCAAAGACCCCGCCTTTGGCACGCCCGCCTTGTGGATCGACCCGCGCGAGCGCGACCAGGCCGAGATGAACGGCTATACGGTAGTCGAGCCGGGCAGCGTGGTGGCCACGCATCTCACCGAGGTCGTGCGCAAGCACGCCGACGAAATCCTCACGCGCGACGCCACCAAGCATCTGGTGAATCAGCTCAAAGAAACATCGCCGGCGGTGGTCGACGAGTTGATCCCTTCGCAGCTCAAGCTGCCCGAGGTTCAACAGATCCTGCAAATGCTGCTGCGCGAGCGCGTGCCGATCCGGCATCTGGGGCCGATCTTGGAAACGCTCGGCGACTACGCCTCGCGCACCAAGGATCCGATCTTGCTCGCCGAGTACGTGCGGCATCGGCTTGCCCGTGTGATCTGCACCAAGTATCGCGACGACAGCGGTCGGCTGCATGTGGTGACGCTCGACCCGGCGCTCGAAGACCGGATCCGCGCCGGCGTGGAGCACACCGAGCGCGGCTTGTTTCTGCGCATGTCTCCGCCGGCGGTCGACAAGACCTGCCAGATCATCGCCAAGGACGTGGAAAAGCTGGTGCTCGCGCATCGGCCTCCCATCGTGCTGGTGAGCCCGCAGATTCGCGCGGGGCTCAAGCAGATCACCGTGGGGCAACTGCCGAACCTGATTGTGCTGAGCTACAACGAAATCACGCGCGATACGCAGATCGAATCGGTGGCGCTGGTGGCCGACGAAATTCCGGGTCGCTGA
- a CDS encoding thioredoxin family protein has translation MMVHRRWLVGCLALSLLLASGCQQAGDSISLAAVTPPPEPAPPAIVRGRIEFVDNYEAGLAQAREQGKPVLLYFTAHACRYCNEMAADAFCQDPVVAVSERFVCVLVDTDEQPRLCEQHKVDVLPTLVFLSHDGEALERVTGKQLAHRLVMEMQAALQSVARLNDWTPTMVR, from the coding sequence ATGATGGTGCATCGCCGCTGGCTCGTTGGCTGTTTGGCCTTGTCGCTGTTGCTGGCGTCTGGTTGCCAGCAAGCGGGCGACAGCATCTCGCTGGCCGCTGTCACGCCGCCGCCAGAACCCGCGCCGCCGGCGATCGTGCGGGGGCGCATCGAGTTTGTCGACAACTACGAGGCGGGCCTGGCCCAGGCGCGCGAGCAGGGCAAGCCGGTGCTGTTGTATTTCACCGCGCACGCCTGCCGCTATTGCAATGAGATGGCGGCCGACGCGTTTTGCCAGGACCCGGTCGTGGCGGTCTCCGAGCGGTTTGTCTGCGTGCTGGTCGACACCGACGAACAGCCGCGATTGTGCGAACAGCACAAAGTGGACGTGCTGCCCACGCTGGTCTTTTTGTCGCACGACGGCGAAGCGCTCGAGCGGGTGACGGGCAAGCAACTGGCCCACCGACTGGTGATGGAGATGCAGGCCGCGTTGCAAAGCGTGGCCCGGCTGAACGACTGGACGCCGACGATGGTGCGGTAG